The genomic interval ttcacCTTTACAGGGGAAACCCCAGCCTGCTGTCACCTGGACAAAGGATGGCCAGCCCATTGACACCAAGAGAGTGAACATCCGCAACACTGACAGAGACAGCATCTTTTTCATCCGTGCATCTGAGCGAGCTGACTCTGGTGTCTATGAGATGTGTGTTAAAGTGGAAAGCTTTGAAGACAAAGCCCAGCTAACTCTGCAGATTATTGGTAAGCTTAGAATTTGTGGCTTAACATCGTAACCAAAGATTTAACACCAGTACAGGAACTTCCttccatttattttcttctgAGATTCATAGGCTAAGAACTATTGACAGTTTGGTTATGTTATGGTTGTTTGTTTCTCCAACCCGATGTCAGTAAGAAATTGTAGAAAAATGGGGCGAGGCGCATTACAGCATTTAAGTGAGAGACTTCTCACACATTAAGTTATAAGAAGCATTGCATATCCTAACCCTAAGTTTAACCCAAGTTATCCATATTTCcagttttgtaaatgttttaagtttacAAGATGATGTAAACTTATGATGCCACATTATGTCTTTAAGCAGAATGTTAGTACTTTGTTAATGTTTGGTTCTGCTAAAGTGTCCCCGTGAAATTTGTCATTTCTAACATCATGCTGTTTGTGCTGAATCACAGAACTGCCAGGTCCACCCGGAAGTATAAAGATTGTGGACACCTGGGGGTTCAATGTTGCTTTGGAATGGACCGAGCCAAAGGATAATGGAAACACAACTATCACTGGATACACAGTGCAGAAGGCTGACAAAAAGACCGGGGTAAGGGCTTATTTTGTTAAGTAATATGGTCACTGTAATCATATAGATTTACTGCTTTGTGTATGGGGAATAACTGGGGAATAGAAAACCGACAGTGTTTGCACAGTGCGGTTTACATGTCCATATTTGTATACAAGTCCTCTTCTGCTATTTCAGTTTtacggatatatatatatatatatatatatatatatatatatatatatatatatatatatatttataatatatatatatttttttaatttaaggaATATAAAATATGTACTCATTCAAGGAACTCATTGGATGGTTTGAGTGTATTTTATTAACTCTAATCTCTAACATTAAAAAGTGCTCATGACAACTCTTAGTAAGCTGATATgtaagggtttttgtttttttatccaatTTGCTGAGTTTTTAACAAAATTGTTCAAATAAAGGACAAGTCAGTCTTTTACTGCTTACTGAAATGCATTACTGACTGCTTAGGAATATCAGACTTGGCCCATATAATTCTGATCAATAATTTGTACTCATCCAGTGTCGTTGTTTCCTCTCCACAGGACTGGTTCACAGTGCTGGAACACTATCACAGACTGAATGCCACTGTCTCAGACCTGATCATGGGAAATACTTACAGTTTCAGGGTCTTCTCTGAGAACAAGTGTGGAATCAGCAATGACGCCGCTGTTACAAAGAACTTTGCTACCATCCAGAAGACAGGTAAAACTAAATGCTTTATTACTGTATGATCTGTATTTGGTAGAATATGCTATGTCCCTCATGGACAAACACTGACCAGAGATATTCATAGACGTCCATTACTGGATGGACTGACTGATATGGCCCATAAAAATGATGATCCCATTGTTCTATTTTTGGTCAGTTGTAATTTGCCACTGAAGCCATTTGGCATCATCAAAGATGACTTTTAAGCATCTTTGAGCTCTCTGGGAGGTTAGCActcaataaaaatgtttcacGATAtgaggtaaaaaacaaaaaagacggGATATGTTTGACTTTTATCTTATTCTCGATCAGGTATTGACTATAAACCACCAGACTACAAGGAACACAACTTCAGCGAGGCCCCCAAGTTCACCACCAACATGCCAGACCGCTGCGCCACTGTGGGCTACACCACTAAGCTGCTGTGCTCCGTCAGAGGATTCCCTAAGGCATGTCTTTCACTTCAGCCTTACTTCTTTTATTCAGATTAGTCTGCCTATAGGAGTGCATTGCTTGAGCAAGTCAGTGCAGAAGTTCGAGAGTTGACTAGAAGTAGACTAAACGTAGTCGAAAAGTCGGCAGTTATAGATGTGTATTAATATCATGTGATGTACAGGCAGCAGTAACCTAGCAATGTGTGGTAGTAAAGGTAAAATGTGACTGGCCACTGGAAGCTGGCAGCCAGCTCATCTTAGTCGATAGCAAAAGCTCTTGGgatagaaatgaaatagaataaATTCACACTGGCGAGAACTGAATGAGTGGCATTGCTGCTTGTAGCCAAGAGAGGCCCCTGACAGTGATCATGCTGTTTAACAGCCAAGGCGTCTTAGAAGTGAGTATAACAGGAATGCATAGTAGGGCTCATGGACATGTGACTTAATTCATCCATCAACAATGTTtgtcttgcacctctggggttgggggtttgaatcctgcctctgccctgtttgtgcggagcttgcatgttctccctgtgcttcgggggtttcctcctagtactccggtttcctccatcAGTTCacaaacatgcattgtaggtggATTGTCATTCTGAGTTCaccgtagtgtgtaaatgtgtgtgcgattgtgccttgcgatgggttggcgccccgtccagggtgtccacccACCTTGTGAAAAGTTGTATCGCTGCAAGGAGTATGGACCAAATCACTTAATTTCCTTTTCATctccctttcctctctctgcaGCCGAAGATTCAGTGGATGAAGAACCAGATGATCATCGGTGATGACCCCAAGTTCAGGCAGTTAAACAACCAGGGCATCTGCTCTCTGGAGATCCGCAAGCCCGGTAACTTTGATGGCGGTGTGTACGCCTGCAAGGCCATCAACGAATATGGTGAGGCGGTTGTCTCCTGCAAGCTGGAGGTCAAACGTAAGTCAACCAGGGGATAATAAGTGTAGGTTAATGAATGTCTACAGCTGACCAAACAAATAGGGGCCGCACTCACTTTGATGGTTATTTTTGGATTAAACAAATGCAGAATTAGTCAGATTTGGTGATCtcctttataatatataatatataataaatgtaaaagttatcATCAGGTTAAGCAATATATTATGGTTGTTTAATAGCAGTTAAATACCACAatgctgttaaattcttgaatctgaaaAGCCCATAACTGCCTCTATTTCTGGATGTAATTCAtctcacaggtttatatgaattaaattacagattaAAAAGAGATGACCAGATTAAAAAGCtcttgttatttaacaaagaaaaatgtaaaactatggatatggtgaagctttctctaagtagatttatttaacatttatggaaatgaGTTCTGGGTATCAGTGCTTAGTAACAGTCAGaaagttttctgccatgggcAAGTCTTTAGGACAGAGCTCTGCTTTGCAAAttccagt from Ictalurus furcatus strain D&B chromosome 11, Billie_1.0, whole genome shotgun sequence carries:
- the mybphb gene encoding myosin binding protein Hb isoform X1 codes for the protein MPAKSAPIKKGVKVAKKEAPPSKPKPAPEAPPADAPPAEAPPVEAPPVEAPPAVAPPAEAPPAAEEAPVEAPPAEVPKDAPAAEAPPAEIKAPTPPPPAEPTSEPLELVVEDVNDVSVTIQWRPPATIGNAGLDGYTVECCKEGTGDWKAVNEELTISCRYVIKNQTTGDRLNIRVVAVNAGGRSPPATLPDAILVREVVDRPKIRLPRFLRQRYVINVGEKVNLVIPFSGKPQPAVTWTKDGQPIDTKRVNIRNTDRDSIFFIRASERADSGVYEMCVKVESFEDKAQLTLQIIELPGPPGSIKIVDTWGFNVALEWTEPKDNGNTTITGYTVQKADKKTGDWFTVLEHYHRLNATVSDLIMGNTYSFRVFSENKCGISNDAAVTKNFATIQKTGIDYKPPDYKEHNFSEAPKFTTNMPDRCATVGYTTKLLCSVRGFPKPKIQWMKNQMIIGDDPKFRQLNNQGICSLEIRKPGNFDGGVYACKAINEYGEAVVSCKLEVKQPVNPDADKK
- the mybphb gene encoding myosin binding protein Hb isoform X2 → MPAKSAPIKKGVKVAKKEAPPSKPKPAPEAPPADAPPAEAPPVEAPPVEAPPAVAPPAEAPPAAEEAPVEAPPAEVPKDEPTSEPLELVVEDVNDVSVTIQWRPPATIGNAGLDGYTVECCKEGTGDWKAVNEELTISCRYVIKNQTTGDRLNIRVVAVNAGGRSPPATLPDAILVREVVDRPKIRLPRFLRQRYVINVGEKVNLVIPFSGKPQPAVTWTKDGQPIDTKRVNIRNTDRDSIFFIRASERADSGVYEMCVKVESFEDKAQLTLQIIELPGPPGSIKIVDTWGFNVALEWTEPKDNGNTTITGYTVQKADKKTGDWFTVLEHYHRLNATVSDLIMGNTYSFRVFSENKCGISNDAAVTKNFATIQKTGIDYKPPDYKEHNFSEAPKFTTNMPDRCATVGYTTKLLCSVRGFPKPKIQWMKNQMIIGDDPKFRQLNNQGICSLEIRKPGNFDGGVYACKAINEYGEAVVSCKLEVKQPVNPDADKK